A region of Streptomyces sp. R44 DNA encodes the following proteins:
- the glpX gene encoding class II fructose-bisphosphatase — translation MTEHHHLPPELVVSPEAPDRNLALELVRVTEAAAMAAGRWVGRGDKIGADGAAVNAMRTLISTVSMNGVVVIGEGEKDEAPMLFNGERVGDGTGAEVDIAVDPIDGTTLNAKGMPNAIAVLAAADRGTMFDPSAVFYMDKLVTGPEAADFVDINAPVSVNIRRVAKAKNSSPEDITVVILDRPRHEGIVKEIRETGARIKFISDGDVAGSIMAVREGTGVDMLMGIGGTPEGIISACAIKCLGGVIQGKLWPKDDAERQKALDAGHDLDRVLSTNDLVSGDNVFFVATGITDGELLRGVRYRAETATTQSLVMRSKSGTIRQIDSTHRLSKLRAYSAIDFDRAK, via the coding sequence ATGACCGAGCACCACCACCTTCCGCCCGAGCTTGTCGTTTCTCCCGAGGCCCCCGACCGCAACCTCGCCCTTGAGCTGGTCCGCGTCACCGAGGCCGCCGCCATGGCCGCCGGCCGCTGGGTCGGCCGCGGCGACAAGATCGGCGCGGACGGGGCGGCGGTCAACGCCATGCGGACCCTGATCTCCACCGTCTCGATGAACGGCGTCGTCGTCATCGGCGAGGGCGAGAAGGACGAAGCCCCGATGCTCTTCAACGGCGAGCGGGTCGGCGACGGCACCGGCGCCGAGGTCGACATCGCCGTCGACCCGATCGACGGCACCACCCTCAACGCCAAGGGCATGCCGAACGCGATCGCCGTCCTGGCCGCCGCCGACCGCGGCACCATGTTCGACCCGTCCGCGGTCTTCTACATGGACAAGCTGGTCACGGGCCCCGAGGCCGCCGACTTCGTCGACATCAACGCCCCCGTCTCGGTCAACATCCGCCGGGTCGCCAAGGCCAAGAACTCCTCGCCCGAGGACATCACGGTCGTCATCCTGGACCGCCCCCGCCACGAGGGCATCGTCAAGGAGATCCGCGAGACCGGCGCCCGGATCAAGTTCATCTCGGACGGCGACGTCGCCGGTTCGATCATGGCCGTCCGCGAGGGCACCGGCGTCGACATGCTCATGGGCATCGGCGGCACCCCCGAGGGCATCATCTCCGCCTGCGCCATCAAGTGCCTCGGCGGCGTGATCCAGGGCAAGCTGTGGCCGAAGGACGACGCCGAGCGCCAGAAGGCGCTGGACGCGGGCCACGACCTGGACCGTGTGCTCTCCACGAACGACCTGGTCTCCGGCGACAACGTGTTCTTCGTCGCGACCGGCATCACCGACGGCGAGCTGCTGCGCGGCGTGCGCTACCGCGCCGAGACGGCGACCACGCAGTCGCTGGTCATGCGCTCGAAGTCCGGCACGATCCGCCAGATCGACTCGACGCACCGCCTCTCGAAGCTGCGCGCCTACAGCGCGATCGACTTCGACCGCGCGAAGTAA
- a CDS encoding DUF4245 domain-containing protein produces the protein MVGVAGMRGRQTVRGMFQSLGVIMVAAGVMYLFIPHDENADPVKAKDYRVELLTAQRAAPYPVLAPEGLGEGWKATVVSYKREKADAWQLGFLSPDTQYVAVNQSTAEPGKFVPEVTQKAKNTGKTQTVAGQVWQRWEGPKYDALVRTENGATTVVTGTASFERLAEMAGSLRSQKV, from the coding sequence ATGGTGGGCGTGGCAGGTATGCGAGGCAGGCAGACGGTACGCGGGATGTTCCAGTCCCTCGGGGTGATCATGGTCGCCGCGGGCGTGATGTATCTCTTCATCCCGCACGACGAGAACGCGGACCCGGTCAAGGCGAAGGACTACCGGGTCGAGCTCCTCACGGCCCAGCGGGCGGCGCCGTATCCGGTGCTGGCGCCCGAGGGCCTGGGTGAGGGCTGGAAGGCGACGGTGGTGTCGTACAAGCGCGAGAAGGCCGACGCCTGGCAGCTCGGATTCCTCTCCCCGGACACCCAGTACGTGGCCGTGAACCAGTCCACGGCCGAGCCGGGGAAGTTCGTGCCCGAGGTGACCCAGAAGGCGAAGAACACCGGGAAGACCCAGACGGTCGCCGGTCAGGTCTGGCAGCGCTGGGAGGGCCCGAAGTACGACGCGCTGGTCCGCACGGAGAACGGCGCGACGACCGTGGTGACCGGCACGGCCTCCTTCGAGCGGCTGGCCGAGATGGCCGGCTCGCTCCGGTCGCAGAAGGTCTGA
- a CDS encoding malonic semialdehyde reductase, giving the protein MSLALDAVAQDLLFREARTANTFTDEPVTDEQVQAIYDLVKYGPTAFNQTPLRITLVRSPEARERLVKHMAEGNAAKTSTAPLVAILSADNEFHEDLPALLPHFPQAKDMFFSERPVREGSALLNAALQAAYFIVGVRAAGLAAGPMTGADLAGIQKEFLDDDHTPLMIVNIGKPGEDAWFPRSPRLSFDEVVTTV; this is encoded by the coding sequence ATGTCTCTCGCCCTTGACGCCGTCGCCCAGGACCTCCTCTTCCGCGAGGCCCGCACCGCCAACACGTTCACCGACGAGCCGGTGACCGACGAGCAGGTCCAGGCGATCTACGACCTGGTGAAGTACGGCCCGACCGCCTTCAACCAGACCCCGCTGCGCATCACCCTGGTCCGCTCCCCCGAGGCCCGCGAGCGCCTGGTGAAGCACATGGCCGAGGGCAACGCGGCCAAGACCTCCACCGCCCCGCTGGTCGCGATCCTCTCCGCCGACAACGAGTTCCACGAGGACCTCCCGGCGCTGCTCCCGCACTTCCCGCAGGCCAAGGACATGTTCTTCTCGGAGCGCCCGGTCCGCGAGGGCTCCGCCCTGCTGAACGCCGCCCTCCAGGCCGCGTACTTCATCGTGGGCGTCCGCGCCGCCGGCCTGGCCGCCGGCCCGATGACCGGTGCGGACCTCGCCGGCATCCAGAAGGAGTTCCTGGACGACGACCACACCCCGCTGATGATCGTCAACATCGGCAAGCCGGGCGAGGACGCCTGGTTCCCGCGCTCCCCGCGCCTCTCCTTCGACGAGGTCGTCACCACCGTCTGA
- a CDS encoding exodeoxyribonuclease VII small subunit — MAAGTDAGADTSAEEAALGYEQARDELIEVVRRLEAGGTSLEESLALWERGEELAKVCRRRLEGARARLDASLAAERAAEAEDEDE; from the coding sequence ATGGCAGCGGGTACGGACGCGGGTGCGGACACGAGCGCCGAAGAGGCGGCCCTCGGCTACGAGCAGGCGCGGGACGAGCTGATCGAGGTCGTCCGGCGGCTCGAAGCGGGCGGGACGTCCCTGGAGGAGTCCCTGGCGCTCTGGGAGCGCGGCGAGGAGCTGGCGAAGGTGTGCCGGCGCCGCCTGGAGGGCGCCCGGGCCCGCCTGGACGCCTCGCTGGCCGCCGAGCGGGCCGCGGAGGCGGAGGACGAGGACGAGTAG
- the xseA gene encoding exodeoxyribonuclease VII large subunit, whose protein sequence is MGLTTSAEAPLPVGEVSRMIGGWIDRLGAIWVEGQITQLSRRPGAGVVFLTLRDPSYDISIGVTCYRQVFDAVADVVSEGARVVVHAKPEWYAPRGQLSLRAVEIKPVGIGELLARLEQLKRSLASEGLFALDRKKPLPFLPHLVGLVCGRASAAERDVLENARRRWPAVRFEVRNVAVQGVKAVPQVVQAVKELDAHEDVDVIIVARGGGSVEDLLPFSDEQLVRAIAECRTPVVSAIGHEPDSPLLDLVADLRASTPTDAAKKVVPDVGEELDRVRGLRDRALRTVRGLLEREERGLAHALARPVMEHPQRMVEVREDELAALLARSRRVLGHLLDRADSELSHTRARVRALSPAATMERGYAVLQRADGAVVRSPEEVAEGEELRARVAEGEFTVRRVADPA, encoded by the coding sequence ATGGGTCTGACTACGTCCGCAGAAGCACCGCTTCCCGTCGGTGAGGTCTCCCGGATGATCGGGGGGTGGATCGACCGGCTCGGGGCGATCTGGGTCGAGGGGCAGATCACGCAGCTGTCGCGGCGCCCCGGCGCCGGGGTCGTCTTCCTGACGCTGCGGGATCCCTCGTACGACATCTCCATCGGCGTCACCTGCTACCGCCAGGTCTTCGACGCGGTCGCGGACGTCGTCTCGGAGGGCGCCCGGGTCGTCGTGCACGCCAAGCCCGAGTGGTACGCGCCGCGCGGGCAGCTGTCGCTGCGGGCCGTGGAGATCAAGCCGGTCGGGATCGGCGAGCTGCTCGCGCGCCTGGAGCAGCTGAAGCGGAGCCTGGCCTCGGAGGGTCTCTTCGCTCTCGACCGGAAGAAGCCGCTGCCGTTCCTGCCGCACCTCGTCGGCCTGGTCTGCGGCCGCGCCTCGGCGGCCGAGCGGGACGTCCTGGAGAACGCGCGCCGGCGCTGGCCCGCGGTCCGCTTCGAGGTGCGGAACGTCGCGGTGCAGGGCGTGAAGGCGGTCCCGCAGGTCGTCCAGGCGGTCAAGGAGCTGGACGCGCACGAGGACGTGGACGTGATCATCGTGGCCCGCGGCGGCGGCAGCGTCGAGGACCTGCTGCCCTTCTCGGACGAGCAGCTGGTCCGGGCGATCGCCGAGTGCCGTACGCCGGTGGTGTCCGCGATCGGGCACGAGCCGGACTCGCCGCTGCTCGATCTGGTGGCCGACCTGCGCGCCTCGACGCCGACGGACGCGGCCAAGAAGGTCGTCCCGGACGTGGGCGAGGAGCTGGACCGGGTGCGCGGGCTGCGGGACCGGGCCCTGCGGACCGTGCGCGGCCTCCTGGAGCGGGAGGAGCGCGGCCTGGCGCACGCGCTCGCGCGGCCCGTCATGGAGCACCCGCAGCGCATGGTCGAGGTCCGCGAGGACGAGCTCGCGGCCCTCCTCGCCCGGAGCCGGCGGGTCCTCGGACACCTCCTGGACCGGGCGGACTCGGAGCTCTCGCACACGCGGGCGCGGGTCCGGGCGCTGTCCCCCGCCGCGACGATGGAGCGGGGGTACGCGGTGCTCCAGCGGGCGGACGGGGCGGTGGTCCGCTCGCCCGAGGAGGTCGCGGAGGGCGAGGAGCTGCGGGCCAGGGTCGCCGAGGGCGAGTTCACGGTGCGGCGCGTGGCCGACCCGGCCTGA
- a CDS encoding APC family permease: MAQETQVADHEGLRRNLGFRDLVVYGLLFIAPMAPVGVFGTLDAKSRGAVALVYVVATVAMAFTAFSYAQMVRVAPQAGSVFTYARKGLGEGPGFIAGWMAMLDYLLIPAVAYLFAGIAMEALVPEVDRWVWTGIAVVVTTLLNLWGVRAAARVGFAVLAMEIVVLLVFVVSAVVMLVRDGARRDWWSPLTGDGSFSLAAVVGAVSVAVLSYLGFDAIASFAEEVTGGSAKVARAVLFCLALAGALFVAQTWLVALLEPVSSAELAADPAKQGSAFYDAVDTSVGGWLHDLVAVSKAIGAAFAALAGQAAGGRLLFAMGRERRLPHLLARTDGGVPRVALLVAATVTMIAALWAARRDDGLDHLVSVVDVGALTAFVLLHASVVGWFAVRRAEGPPHWLKHVVLPVVGAAILIAVIVEASAAAQVVGVVWLGIGLVVLAVQGANRTSTRA; encoded by the coding sequence ATGGCTCAGGAGACGCAGGTGGCGGACCACGAGGGGCTCCGGCGGAATCTCGGATTCCGCGACCTGGTGGTGTACGGGCTGCTGTTCATCGCCCCGATGGCGCCGGTCGGCGTCTTCGGCACGCTCGACGCGAAGTCGCGCGGGGCCGTCGCACTGGTGTACGTCGTGGCCACCGTCGCCATGGCGTTCACGGCGTTCAGCTACGCCCAGATGGTGCGGGTCGCGCCACAGGCCGGTTCCGTCTTCACGTACGCGCGCAAGGGCCTCGGAGAAGGGCCGGGTTTCATCGCCGGCTGGATGGCCATGCTCGACTACCTGCTGATCCCGGCCGTCGCCTACCTCTTCGCGGGCATCGCGATGGAGGCGCTGGTCCCGGAGGTGGACCGGTGGGTGTGGACCGGGATCGCCGTGGTGGTCACCACCCTGCTGAACCTGTGGGGCGTGCGGGCCGCGGCCCGGGTCGGCTTCGCGGTGCTCGCCATGGAGATCGTGGTCCTCCTCGTCTTCGTCGTCTCGGCGGTGGTGATGCTCGTACGGGACGGGGCACGGCGCGACTGGTGGTCGCCGCTCACCGGCGACGGCTCGTTCTCACTCGCCGCGGTGGTGGGCGCGGTGTCGGTGGCCGTCCTGTCGTACCTGGGCTTCGACGCGATCGCCTCGTTCGCCGAGGAGGTGACGGGGGGCTCGGCGAAGGTGGCGCGGGCGGTGCTGTTCTGCCTGGCGCTCGCGGGCGCCCTGTTCGTGGCCCAGACCTGGCTGGTGGCGCTCCTCGAACCGGTCTCCTCCGCCGAGCTCGCCGCCGACCCCGCCAAGCAGGGCTCGGCCTTCTACGACGCGGTGGACACCTCGGTCGGCGGCTGGCTGCACGACCTGGTGGCCGTCTCCAAGGCGATCGGCGCGGCCTTCGCGGCGCTCGCGGGGCAGGCGGCCGGCGGCAGGCTGCTGTTCGCGATGGGCCGCGAGCGGCGCCTGCCGCACCTGCTGGCCCGCACCGACGGCGGTGTCCCGCGCGTGGCGCTGCTCGTGGCGGCGACGGTGACGATGATCGCGGCGCTGTGGGCGGCCCGCCGCGACGACGGCCTCGACCATCTGGTCTCGGTGGTCGACGTCGGCGCGCTGACCGCCTTCGTCCTGCTGCACGCGAGCGTGGTCGGCTGGTTCGCCGTGCGGCGGGCGGAGGGGCCGCCGCACTGGCTGAAGCACGTCGTCCTGCCGGTGGTCGGCGCGGCGATCCTGATCGCCGTGATCGTCGAGGCCTCGGCCGCCGCGCAGGTGGTGGGCGTGGTGTGGCTGGGCATCGGCCTCGTCGTCCTCGCGGTCCAGGGCGCGAACCGCACGTCCACGCGCGCGTGA
- a CDS encoding 4-hydroxy-3-methylbut-2-enyl diphosphate reductase has translation MGRMTATPATNRPKRVLLAAPRGYCAGVDRAVIAVEKALEQYGAPIYVRHEIVHNKYVVQTLERKGAIFVDQATEVPPGNIVMFSAHGVAPTVHEEARQGRLKTIDATCPLVTKVHKEAVRFANEDFDILLIGHEGHEEVIGTSGEAPDHIQLVDGPEDVAKVEVRDPSRVVWLSQTTLSVDETMETVDALKEKFPQLISPPSDDICYATQNRQTAIKELAGQAELVIVVGSKNSSNSIRMVEVAKQAGVPAAYLVDFASEIDEAWLEGVTSVGLSSGASVPDVLVQEVLEWLAERGYADVEIVKTADESLTFSLPKELRNKDLRAEAEKLAAAASVASVKE, from the coding sequence ATGGGACGCATGACTGCAACGCCCGCGACGAACCGCCCGAAGCGTGTCCTGCTCGCCGCCCCCCGCGGCTACTGCGCGGGCGTGGACCGTGCCGTGATCGCCGTGGAGAAGGCCCTGGAGCAGTACGGGGCGCCGATCTACGTCCGGCACGAGATCGTCCACAACAAGTACGTCGTCCAGACCCTGGAGCGGAAGGGCGCGATCTTCGTCGACCAGGCGACCGAGGTGCCGCCGGGCAACATCGTGATGTTCTCCGCGCACGGCGTCGCCCCGACCGTCCACGAGGAGGCCCGCCAGGGCCGCCTCAAGACCATCGACGCGACCTGCCCGCTGGTCACCAAGGTGCACAAGGAAGCCGTCCGCTTCGCCAACGAGGACTTCGACATCCTCCTCATCGGCCACGAGGGCCACGAGGAGGTCATCGGCACCTCCGGCGAGGCCCCCGACCACATCCAGCTGGTCGACGGCCCCGAGGACGTCGCCAAGGTCGAGGTCCGCGACCCCTCCCGGGTCGTCTGGCTCTCCCAGACCACGCTCTCGGTCGACGAGACGATGGAGACGGTCGACGCGCTGAAGGAGAAGTTCCCGCAGCTGATCTCCCCGCCGTCCGACGACATCTGCTACGCCACGCAGAACCGCCAGACCGCCATCAAGGAGCTCGCCGGACAGGCCGAGCTGGTGATCGTCGTCGGCTCCAAGAACTCCTCCAACTCGATCCGCATGGTCGAGGTCGCCAAGCAGGCCGGCGTCCCCGCCGCGTACCTCGTCGACTTCGCCAGCGAGATCGACGAGGCCTGGCTGGAGGGCGTCACCAGCGTCGGCCTCTCCTCCGGAGCCTCCGTCCCGGACGTCCTGGTGCAGGAGGTCCTGGAGTGGCTCGCCGAGCGCGGCTACGCGGACGTGGAGATCGTCAAGACGGCCGACGAGTCCCTGACCTTCTCGCTCCCCAAGGAGCTCCGCAACAAGGACCTGCGGGCCGAGGCGGAGAAGCTCGCCGCGGCCGCGTCCGTCGCTTCCGTCAAGGAGTAG
- the ppgK gene encoding polyphosphate--glucose phosphotransferase, whose amino-acid sequence MNVFGVDIGGSGIKGAPVDLERGTLAEERHKVLTPQPATPDGVAGCVAEVVEHFGWTGPVGVTFPGVVTGSTIRTAANVDRSWIGVDAGTLLSERLGGLPVTVLNDADAAGVAEMTFGAGRGRKGTVILLTLGTGIGSALFVDGRLVPNTELGHLELKGHDAETRASTKAKEDEDLSWEHWATRRLRKYLAHVEMLFSPELFIIGGGVSRKADKFLPLIEGIRAEIVPAELQNNAGIVGAGMAAGAA is encoded by the coding sequence ATGAACGTCTTCGGAGTGGACATCGGCGGCTCGGGCATCAAGGGCGCCCCCGTGGACCTGGAGCGCGGCACGCTCGCCGAGGAGCGCCACAAGGTACTGACCCCGCAGCCCGCCACACCCGACGGTGTGGCGGGCTGCGTCGCGGAGGTCGTGGAGCACTTCGGCTGGACGGGACCGGTGGGGGTGACCTTCCCGGGCGTCGTGACGGGCTCCACCATCCGTACGGCAGCCAACGTCGACAGGTCCTGGATCGGCGTCGACGCCGGCACCCTCCTGAGCGAGCGGCTCGGCGGGCTCCCGGTGACCGTTCTGAACGACGCGGACGCGGCCGGGGTCGCGGAGATGACCTTCGGCGCGGGCCGGGGCCGCAAGGGCACGGTGATCCTGCTGACCCTCGGCACGGGCATCGGCTCCGCCCTCTTCGTCGACGGCCGGCTCGTCCCCAACACCGAGCTCGGCCACCTGGAGCTCAAGGGCCACGACGCGGAGACCCGGGCCTCGACGAAGGCCAAGGAGGACGAGGACCTCAGCTGGGAGCACTGGGCGACCCGGCGGCTGCGCAAGTACCTCGCGCACGTGGAGATGCTCTTCTCGCCGGAGCTGTTCATCATCGGCGGCGGAGTGAGCCGCAAGGCCGACAAGTTCCTGCCGCTGATCGAGGGCATCCGCGCGGAGATCGTCCCGGCGGAGCTCCAGAACAACGCCGGGATCGTGGGGGCGGGGATGGCGGCGGGGGCGGCCTGA
- a CDS encoding DUF6542 domain-containing protein: MEQHRTSQPQGRRRPQTPATPVAPPGALVEGAAVYRVTGRAERAPGRARVERAGAAAAPGAPAGRTSGRPAGRRPVPPVVLALRRLPSPRLTGLGAGLFASAVMLALGLLDQLLLDGSPVVYGLLFLPVSALTALWVRTADLVTAPIGVPIAFAVGVVPIAGGTGGFGGQAMAVVTALAVHAGWLYGGTLVAGVIASVRKVRDMGRRHQRKAPRTGSGEGPGGRTPTAGRRPVA; encoded by the coding sequence GTGGAGCAGCACAGGACAAGTCAGCCGCAAGGCCGCCGAAGGCCGCAGACCCCCGCCACGCCGGTCGCACCGCCCGGCGCGCTCGTGGAGGGCGCGGCGGTCTACCGCGTGACCGGCAGGGCCGAACGCGCGCCCGGTCGCGCCCGCGTGGAGCGGGCCGGAGCGGCGGCCGCGCCCGGCGCCCCCGCCGGGCGCACCTCCGGGCGGCCCGCCGGGCGCCGGCCCGTGCCGCCCGTCGTCCTCGCCCTGCGCCGGCTCCCCTCGCCGCGCCTGACCGGGCTCGGCGCCGGGCTGTTCGCCTCGGCCGTCATGCTGGCCCTCGGTCTCCTCGACCAGCTGCTCCTCGACGGCTCCCCCGTCGTCTACGGGCTGCTGTTCCTGCCGGTCAGCGCTCTGACCGCGCTGTGGGTCCGGACCGCCGACCTGGTCACGGCCCCGATCGGCGTCCCCATCGCCTTCGCCGTCGGCGTCGTCCCCATCGCGGGCGGCACGGGCGGCTTCGGCGGCCAGGCGATGGCCGTCGTGACCGCCCTCGCCGTGCACGCGGGCTGGCTCTACGGCGGCACGCTCGTCGCCGGCGTCATCGCGAGCGTCCGCAAGGTCCGGGACATGGGGCGCCGGCACCAGCGCAAGGCGCCCCGCACGGGGTCGGGCGAGGGCCCGGGCGGGCGGACGCCCACCGCGGGGCGCCGGCCCGTCGCGTAA
- the ychF gene encoding redox-regulated ATPase YchF: protein MSLTIGIVGLPNVGKSTLFNALTKNDVLAANYPFATIEPNVGVVGVPDARLTKLAEIFGSQRILPATVDFVDIAGIVRGASEGEGLGNKFLANIRESDAICQVIRAFKDENVVHVDGKVSPKDDIETINTELILADLQTIEKVLPRLQKEMRIKKDTAPKVAAVEAAQAILEKGDTLFSQGIVQGSEKAELLHDLHLLTTKPFLYVFNVDEDELTDDAFKAEQSALVAPAEAIFLNAKLEQDLAELDEEDAMELLQSVGAEEPGLATLARVGFATLGLQTYLTAGPKESRAWTIKQGATAPEAAGVIHTDFQKGFIKAEVISFADLVDTGSVADARAAGKARMEGKEYVMQDGDVVEFRFNV, encoded by the coding sequence GTGTCGCTCACGATCGGAATCGTCGGTCTGCCGAATGTCGGCAAGTCGACCCTGTTCAACGCCCTGACCAAGAACGACGTGCTGGCGGCCAACTACCCGTTCGCCACGATCGAGCCCAACGTCGGCGTCGTCGGTGTCCCCGACGCCCGCCTGACCAAGCTCGCGGAGATCTTCGGCTCCCAGCGCATCCTCCCGGCGACGGTCGACTTCGTCGACATCGCGGGCATCGTGCGCGGCGCGAGCGAGGGCGAGGGCCTGGGCAACAAGTTCCTCGCGAACATCCGCGAGTCGGACGCGATCTGCCAGGTCATCCGCGCCTTCAAGGACGAGAACGTCGTCCACGTCGACGGCAAGGTCTCGCCCAAGGACGACATCGAGACGATCAACACGGAGCTGATCCTCGCGGACCTCCAGACGATCGAGAAGGTCCTGCCGCGCCTCCAGAAGGAGATGCGGATCAAGAAGGACACGGCGCCCAAGGTCGCCGCCGTCGAGGCCGCCCAGGCGATCCTGGAGAAGGGCGACACCCTCTTCTCGCAGGGCATCGTCCAGGGCTCGGAGAAGGCGGAGCTCCTGCACGACCTCCACCTCCTCACCACCAAGCCGTTCCTGTACGTCTTCAACGTCGACGAGGACGAGCTGACGGACGACGCCTTCAAGGCCGAGCAGAGCGCCCTGGTCGCCCCGGCCGAGGCGATCTTCCTCAACGCCAAGCTGGAGCAGGACCTCGCCGAGCTCGACGAGGAGGACGCCATGGAGCTCCTCCAGTCCGTCGGCGCCGAGGAGCCCGGCCTGGCCACCCTCGCCCGCGTCGGCTTCGCCACCCTCGGCCTCCAGACCTACCTGACGGCCGGCCCGAAGGAATCCCGCGCCTGGACGATCAAGCAGGGCGCGACGGCCCCCGAGGCGGCCGGTGTCATCCACACCGACTTCCAGAAGGGCTTCATCAAGGCCGAGGTCATCTCCTTCGCCGACCTCGTCGACACGGGCTCGGTAGCCGACGCCCGCGCGGCCGGCAAGGCCCGCATGGAGGGCAAGGAGTACGTCATGCAGGACGGCGACGTCGTGGAGTTCCGCTTCAACGTCTGA
- a CDS encoding antibiotic biosynthesis monooxygenase: protein MYVRSIYATGDPAELDGVAEALRTEGRALLSAQPGYRGMGLFADRELGKLLVGSWWDDEASRQASFEKLSTRRDELLAPFARTTTVDNWEAAVARRAEELGPGAGFRLLRMDVEPSGIDLLVDTFRDTALPKVQKIPGLAGISLLVDRDLGRAAIGALYTDRDALVASRGAIAAVRGEATTKARVTTRSLEEFEVVLATAVPHA, encoded by the coding sequence ATGTACGTTCGCAGCATCTACGCAACGGGCGACCCCGCCGAACTCGACGGGGTCGCCGAGGCCCTCCGGACCGAAGGGCGGGCGCTGTTGTCGGCGCAGCCGGGCTATCGCGGGATGGGCCTGTTCGCCGACCGCGAGCTCGGCAAGCTCCTGGTGGGCTCGTGGTGGGACGACGAGGCCTCCCGGCAGGCCAGCTTCGAGAAGCTGAGCACGCGCCGGGACGAGCTCCTCGCCCCCTTCGCGCGGACCACGACGGTCGACAACTGGGAAGCGGCGGTCGCCCGGCGCGCCGAGGAACTCGGGCCGGGCGCGGGGTTCCGGCTGCTCCGCATGGACGTCGAGCCGTCCGGCATCGACCTGCTGGTGGACACGTTCCGCGACACCGCACTGCCCAAGGTCCAGAAGATCCCCGGACTGGCCGGCATCTCCCTGCTCGTCGACCGCGACCTGGGCAGAGCCGCCATCGGCGCGCTCTACACCGACCGCGACGCACTCGTCGCATCCCGCGGCGCCATCGCGGCGGTCCGCGGAGAGGCCACGACGAAGGCCCGCGTGACCACCCGCAGCCTGGAGGAGTTCGAGGTGGTCCTCGCCACGGCGGTCCCCCACGCCTGA